tataaatctgagaaaaaaatattgatagtaCCATACATTGGCGATCAAAGATGTCCAAAAACTGTCTTTATATTTATTCTACCGACAGATTTACCATCAATTATATCATTACTTAATGAATTTAAGGACTAGAAAtcttattttatgtaatatcgCCAATTATTGATGCTTTGGCGAAGTAATATTTTcgtcaaataattaattttgaaattgattgttttctaatacttattaattttattttgccaTTTTTAAGCTGAACATATCCCTAGCGAACATTGTTTGCATGAATCTGGTCAGCAGTAAGCTGGATTGATTAATTCGATACGCTAAGGAAACCCCaagaataaatttaaataaaaccaaactaaatgaGTTAATGGTAATACACAGCTGACACTTCAACCAACCAATAAACACTATACACACGTATCTGCAGATCCAAAGCCAGCTATATCACACAAAATTTGGTGGAAGTAGCTTTTTTATAGAGTTAAGTAACATTATGTTGCTTGGGCTCTAGAATAACccattaaagaaacaaaaaagaagaagaaactcactTTAGTATGCATGActcataatttaatttaagcTACTCCAAATCTAAATGCATCATAgattcatttaatttaatttaatgacaggctttttaaaaatcaatcttcttccttctcatatatttatttaatttaattaatcatcGGATCACAAAATTatcgaaataaattatatgtatgtgtgtgtttgtagaatgatacaaataaattttaaccgAAGTAGGAGTTGTTCTCACTTTCAATGTCGCCGTATTCTAAGGCTCTTGTGGTTGGTTGAGAGAAAACACAAGAcgaaggcggaggaggaggaggatgagccGCGTTAGGTTGCGGTGGAGTTGACGGTCTTTGTGGTGGTGGTGCAATGACGGAGACGCCACCGGAGTTGTGATATCCTGCGACTTGTGAGTTAGAAGGTACGATCAAAGTGGCGACAGCTTCTCGTTGCTTGTACTTGAGAATCTCCGATCGTACGGCTGTGAGCTCGGATTGTAAAGCTTGGACTTGTTGTTGTAGAGCTGAGATTGCTCCCATGCATCCGTACACCGGATCTCTTAGCCTCACGTTTGCTTCATACACAAGGCTATTCGCCGCGTCTGCTCTCTGGCTCTCAGACACTTCCTGGTTAGTTTGGAATTGTTTCACATTATGAGAATTTTACTAAAAgcattatatattttatcttaattaGTTATTTCATAGCAAAATACAGAGCCATATATCTCTCGAAAATATATATGCGTTGTCTAGTAAGAATTAATCAGCTTAAGACCACTAGATTATTATACGTGTTCCAAGTTCTTATTATATGCATGTTCAAATTAAGACTATGTATGAGTTTTGAAATGGTTATTACCATTAGCATCTTGGAGACGTTGCTAGCCCCAAAAACTTTGTGGACGGATGCGAACTTATGAGGCTCGTGTGGGGAAAAATATGGCGAAAAAGGACATTCTTGAGCGCACCTACGGCGCAGAAGCTTGCAGGCTGCACAAGGAGTAATGGTGTTGAGGGTTCCGGGAGGACCCGACATTGGTCTTCTAATTCCTGCCATATGATGTGGCCAAGCATCTGCTTCTcttttgatcttcttccctaTCTCTTCAAATCTCTCCCTTAACACAACGAATTGAAGAAGAGCTTTAGTTTTCAATAATAGCATGAAGATATATAAGACTACAAGGTCGATATCAACCATAACCACCAGTTgagtgaaaaaaatataatcattgtgaagagaaaaaaaaaggttcactAAGGAGATGTTCACGTTTTACCTTTCTCTTGACATTCAGGCATGCTCTCAGCGGAtcgaaaaaaggagaaagaaacaaaaagagaaatattaaAGTCAAGTGACTCTTAAAGAGGGTGTGAAGGAAGATAGCTAAGGAAGGCTTTAAAGGCAAGTAAAATACCAAGTGTAAGATTTAGTGATCAcgatgtatatacatatatttgtatgtaCGAGTGTATGCatgtgtctatatatatatatatagaaagatgaGCTAGCTTATAATAGAACTTTCTTATATATGGAGATGAAAACAGGATTTGGTAGCTCGAGAAGTAGAACAGTCTCTCTTTTAACATGAAAACAACTGAAGATATCTAGTTAGTAAAGACTGGAGAGCTGTATTCACTGCTTCAGCACGTGAGCTGtgagagtttttaatttatatttttgtctctACGAATCTGACCACACATAAATATACTTGTATACATATGTATGTTGTCACTCATATTCATCGATCAGGCAACAACAGATGGATTTTGGGCTTAATGCCtacttttaatgtttttattttcccaTGACCGCATGTGGACTTTTGCTTCACATTTATAGcacacatttttctttctttttttcttagcGTGTAATTAGATAAATTTCAAATTCTACAGATCATATTTCTGAAAATCATATGAACCTAAACCGTCGCACACGAATGGACCGCTGAGTAGTTTACTAAATAGTTTTGATTAAGGTTTATAATAGTAAAAAGTTGGTGAAAGATTCAGAAGATATTTTTAGATGTATACTTCTCTAAAAAGAGTGAATGAGATTGATAGTTTGATGATTTTTGACATGTTAGTATTTCTTGTCCAAATGAAACCTCATCATCTTTATATGGGCTCTCTTTATGTTTgttcattaattatatatttagattgttattttgaaattgagttacatatatatatatatatatataatcatatttaattaatatatttgcatACGAATCGACTATAATTGTACGTACGCATGTATAAATAAGGTATGTATTTTGTAcattttctttgtatttataattcataaataGGAGAATGAATATGCAAAGAATCTTCGTCAAAGAATAAACTTGGTGACTAGTTTCACCATCAATTAACATGTGaatcataaaattaatgttCTCTAACTGCAATAATCAACAGCTATCAACTTTAGGTCCATATACGGTCTCTAGGGTCACCGTTTGTAGATGGTACCAAAATAGTTCTTTGAAGCGTAAACCATGAACAAAGAACACACGTACTActatctctctttttattttgaaaaatgtttcTTAGATTTCGGATGTGAGGAAGAAGATACAGAGCGGTGTTCTAACAAAGTGGGTGGTGAAAAAGAGGGTAATATTGATGTAATCATATTATACATTagaataattagtattcaagtccaatttcaattcaaaatcgaaaagaaagaagaagattgcttATACTCTAAGAAAGCTTTGGAGTTGTATGTATTCTTGTTTGACCCGTATTTGTAGCCTAAATCGTCGCCCCGTTGTTCTCTCTTCGTCTTTGTACTTGATATAAAATTCTAAGTTTGAGTTAGcagataaaattatttaatagtgAAGAAAAATACGAATATATCTCTAGAattaataaaactgaaaaaatctaaaaattaaaggTGTCTTTTGAAGTCAGGTAAGAATGTAAGatagtaattttttgtttgtttcacaaTTCATTTTGAAGGTTTAAACCTGAGTTAAATGTGAGAACCCATATATCTTATTGTCGAGAGCTGTAATCCGTCTAAGATTTAGGTCATGAATGTTTAGCTAAACCTTAAATAAGGTTAACGCAAAATTTCTTCTCAGACAACAACAACCGATTGAGCTATCTACATTTAGTTATTTTTCGTTTcttgtaggaaaaaaaaaatagttaaatcttTTTCCCAACTTAGAACTTAGAAGTTGACATGGACGATGGACC
The sequence above is drawn from the Camelina sativa cultivar DH55 chromosome 4, Cs, whole genome shotgun sequence genome and encodes:
- the LOC104782527 gene encoding LOB domain-containing protein 15-like; its protein translation is MSRERERFEEIGKKIKREADAWPHHMAGIRRPMSGPPGTLNTITPCAACKLLRRRCAQECPFSPYFSPHEPHKFASVHKVFGASNVSKMLMEVSESQRADAANSLVYEANVRLRDPVYGCMGAISALQQQVQALQSELTAVRSEILKYKQREAVATLIVPSNSQVAGYHNSGGVSVIAPPPQRPSTPPQPNAAHPPPPPPSSCVFSQPTTRALEYGDIESENNSYFG